A window of Oncorhynchus clarkii lewisi isolate Uvic-CL-2024 unplaced genomic scaffold, UVic_Ocla_1.0 unplaced_contig_3603_pilon_pilon, whole genome shotgun sequence genomic DNA:
ccagagaacaccaagattggcaaattcgccactggcgccctgtgctcttcacagatgaaagcaggttcacactgagcacatgacagacgtgacagtctggagacgccatggagagcgttctgctgcctgcaacatcctctagcatgaccggtttggcggtgggtcagtcatggtgtggggtggcatttctttggggggccgcacagccctccatgtgctcgccagaggtagcctgactgccattaggtaccgagatgagatcctcagaccccttgtgtgaccatatgctggtgcggttggccctgggttcctcctaatgcaagacaatgctagacctcatgtggctggagtgtgtcagcagttcctgcaagaggaaggcattgatgctatggactggcccgcccgttccccagacctgaatccaattgagcacatctgggacatcatgtctcgctccatccaccaacgccacgttgcaccacagactgtccaggagttggcggatgctttagtacaggtctgggaggagatccctcaggagaccatccgccacctcatcaggagcatgcccaggcgttgtagggaggtctcaacctttaagtctctactgaagactcatctcttcagtgggtcatatgattgagtgtagtctggcccaggagtgggagggtgaacggaaaggctctggagcaacgaaccgcccttgctgtctctgctgggccggttcccctctttccactgggattctctgcctctaaccctattacaggggctgagtcactggcttagtggggctctctcatgctgtccctggagggggtgcgtcacctgagtgggttgattcactgatgtggtcatcctgtctgggttggcgccccccccccccccccttgggttgtgccgtggcggaggtctttgtgggctatactcagccttgtctcaggaaggtaagttggtggttgaagatatccctctagtggtgtgggggctgtgctttggcaaagtgggtggggttatatccttcctgtttggccctgtccgggggtgtcctcggatggggccacagtgtctcctgacccctcctgtctcagcctccagtatttatgctgcagtagtttatgtgtcgaggggctagggtcagtttgttatatctggagtacttctcctgtcctattcggtgtcctgtgtgaatttaagtgtgtgttctctaattctttctttctctctcggaggacctgagccctaggaccatgccccaggactacctgacatgatgactccttgctgtcaccagtccacctggccgtgctgctgctccagtttctttcaactgttctgccttattattatttcgaccatgctggtcatttatgaacatttgaacatcttggccatgttctgttataatctccacccggcacagccagaagaggactggccatcccacatatgctctctaattctctctttctttctctctctcggaggacctgagccctaggaccatgccccaggaatacctgacatgatgactccttgctgtccccagcccacttgactgtgctgctgctccagtttcaactgttctgccttattattattcgaccatgctggtcatttatgaacatttgaacatcttgaccatgttctgttataatctccacccggcacagccagaagaggactggccaccccacatagcctggttcctctctaggtttcttcctaggttttggcctttctagggagtttttcctagccaccgtgcttctacacctgcattgcttgctgtttggggttttaggctgggtttctgtacagcactttgagatatcagctgatgtacgaagggctatataaataaatttgatttgatttgatacaggcatgtggaggccacacacactactgagcctcattttgacttgttttatggacattacatcaaagttggatcagcctgtagtgtggttttccactttaatttggagtgtgactccaaatccagacctccatgggttgataaattagattttgttgtcagcacattcaactatgtaaagaaaaaagtatttaataagaatattccaTTCATTCATATCTAGGATGtgatattttagtgttccctttatttttttgagcagtgtatatgttcCTGCTGTTGTCTccttccctttttccttttcttcaAATCTGGTATCAGTCGGTCTTCACCCATTCATCACCCTTCATGTCTGTTTCTGCAGTCACAAAACTGCGCCTCCTTCCACCATTGTCACTGTGATAACAGAACAGAACTACCTTGAGACCAACGATGGTGGATAAATGATAGTTAACAGAGGCTGTTTACCACTGTCTGCTTAAGGAGGCTACTCTTAAGCAGACAATGCGATAGTGGTCTGCTTAGTTAATTGACTTCCATTTGGGGAAATTGAAGGAGTGGGCTGTCTTGCTTCCTCTTCCGTCTCTGCTTGAGAATGCTGAGTCACAATGACAAGGCAGAAATACAGCCAGGGCAGAGcctgagtcagtccatactgtagtagaacCAACAGGAGGTTATGACAGGAATAAGCAGGGGAACAAATTTgactggggacaggggggacatgCATTTTTGTCCATCCAAATGCGAGACAACGGTGTGCTTTTGAACCATGCGGATCCCTCCGAGCAGTCGGGAAGGCTGTTTGCAGTGTTTATTTAACGCCACCAAAATATAAATATGTATGTCCCCCCACATCTAAAACCAATGTTGCGCCCCTGGTGGGAGGGagcaatagggagagagggggagggggaaagagtaAAGAAGAAAAACACTGTCACCCTTCAGAACTTCAATAGAAAGAGTTATGTAATGGTTAATCATTTACGGTATTACTTACTGTTCACAACTTTGTGCGGCTGGTCACGTGATGGACCCTGTCATGACTTTAACAACTTAACACAGGTTCTCGGGGTTGAACATTACAGAAGAGATTTGCATAGAGAAATTAAGACAATTATTTGCCAATTTTAATCCTGTTTGCCATTCTGCTAAAATAAGGTCACTTAGAACAACCTggaggggtagacgtaacatagtaaaagtaTATTTGGGAATACttcaattagtatgatatgtattcatttgtggctgTCCATCATCAATTTGGTATTATAATAAACGAATGgtaattcgtacaatatgttacgaattgcaatttgtacaatatgttacgatttgctaaacatatgatatgttacgaattccaatttgttgtggctaactttAGCTCAATGGCTAGGTGTagcgttagctaggtggctaaaaATTAGTTAGGTTAGGgcttaagggttaaggttacgtCTAAAATAAGGTTAGGAGTTacgttaaagggttagggttagctaacatgctaagtagttgcaaagtagctaaaaagtagtaaataGTTGCAAAGTTGATAATTAGCAAAAAAGctgaagttgtccgtgatgagttACAAGCAACTTTTGGGATGCTAGACGTTTGCGTTACATGCTCACCCAAACTTATACTTTAAGCATGACACATAATTTTGTCAAAAAGTGATGTCCCTTTTCGCAAAAAAAAGGAATGCCAAGTATGTCACAGCCCTTTTTGTAACACCGGTTTAAGCATGAGTCTACTGCCACTTCCAACAGTCTGAAGAGGCTTCGTCTCATTGTCTCCAAAACTTTGATGGCACTCATAATAAAATCATTACGCTATTAAGTGAGGTTCAGCCTAGAACAGTTGATCAAAGTAACAGAAAGCAAGGCACATACTTCAATGATTATCTATGTTGAAAACCCTTACCCCCATTTGAAGCAGCTTCATAATTTTTCAACAAACAATGAACCTAGATAGTAGCTATGACAAACTGATAGATAGAGCCTGTTTTGGTTTACATTTTTAGGAAAAAGGGGGTCCTATTCTCAAACAATTGGAGTAGAGGCACTATCTTACATACTAGGCCAGGAAAGACCAGGGTCTGTataaatcagtggaggctggggGGAGGAGCTTCCCCATCAATGTAATGTTAATCaatgtgatctaaaaggcaaaactgatcctaaatcggcACTCTTACTCTGATAGGCTTGATGCATACTGCCCCAGTAGACctaagctgtgttcgaatacccatactaaaatactgtatactacatacttaaggAGCACATACTGCATACTATCCGTTCATAgggctcccgaatggcgcagcggactatttaaaaaataaaaaaaatgttttattaacaacaaatcaatacataaatcacatgagggaacacaagcatacatagattacaaacaatagacaatcgagctagggggtacaatatcacattacaattacacaaggaccttaagggacatgcatatacttacaattctaacagcttttttgttagtagagcattgagcatttaaccgtcttaaaatacagttcaatttctttttgtagggtacgaaaatgtggttttctgtttgtaaatttacatttgtgtatatgaaatttggccaaaagaataatgaaaataatgaaattaattacataaaaatgtttcagcttatttctcAATTAGCCTAATATTAGAATGAGTGTTCCAATTCTTCCTATTTTCTTCTAAGgatataacacacacaccttttttcaaCAATAACCGCTGTAGTTAGACCTGCACTGCAGCGTTGCCTTTGGCTGATACTACTGCTTTAGTTGTTTCCAATAAAATGTTACTTTGATATAAACTaagcagcaacaaaaaaaatatagacCGAGATGAAGAGGTCAAGGCGAGAGACTTTACTCCGCCCAATATCTGTCCGCGTGAGAGAAGCCCGTTTTTTCTAATTACTTGAGGATTTTGATAGAATATACGTTTCGTAATGTTTAAGCTTTTACAAATGTACTGATATATGTGGATGCACGTGGCAttccggcaactttgagaaaaacaaCGTTGAGTTGTGCATGTTGCTACACGCGTACCTGCCCTATCATTGGCTATAATGGTCCCACCTGACCTTCACTGTCTTCATTCGTTGagtacatgtatttccattgttagagtggTCACTCGGCTCTCTTGTCAGTAGAATAAATAATATTTGCCGCTGGTCATGTGTATGAGTGGGAAGACGTCTTCAAATGACCCGCCTAGTTGCTGTTGAATTTCTAAAGGTGATTGGCTACGCTCTGTGAGGGTGGATTTCACTGACGCGTTCCGTTTGAACAATAAATAGAGCGAACAAGGCTCCTTCTAGTTCACAAGTCTGAGAAGACGCATGAAGAAGTTCTTGCTTCAACAGTGATTGAACGGAACTCCTCTGCCTTCGTCTCGCATTATCGAACATTCCGGATTGATAACACTTTCTTTAAGTATAATAGAGAAATAGTCGAATAAACCCTATTTTTGTACCGTTACTTTAGATATTAAAGAAAATCTGCCAAAATGGAGTCTCAGATCCGCCAGAACTATCACCACGATTGCGAAGCTGCCATCAACCGGATGATCAACTTGGAGATGTTTGCCTCCTACACCTACACTTCAATGGTAAGGTGTCTACCAAGATGACCGTTTTGTTGATTTACCTGTATTATTATGCCTGGGCCTAAATACCCTTTTTCACCTGGCTTTTTATTATATTGGCCTAGATAATTAATAGCCAATAAACTCTGTTGTGCATATTTGAGTTTGTTTTCTTCTCAAATGAAGCCGGGAATCTATCCTACTTTGGACAGGGCGCGTAACAACTCCTTGACAGGATAAATGGCAGGTTACCAAGTCGACTACAGACTAGACTGATTCATTCCTTTTATCAAGTTTCGTTTCCACAACAAGAACAGAATGCCGAGTCACGTTTGGCATATTTTTCTTCTAACCACGCTGTTTTGTTTATCCACCCAGGCTTTCTATTTCTCCCGTGACGACGTGGCTCTGCCTGGGTTCGCGCATTTCTTCAAGGAGAACAGCGACGAGGAGCGGGAGCACGCCGACAAGCTACTCTCCTTCCAGAACAAGCGAGGTGGACGCATTTTACTCCAGGACATCAAGGTGAGCCCCTGAACATCAAACACATTCAGATTGTAGACTGATAAGTCACTTTACTCCATGGAGTAAAGTGTCTCCAGCGCTAAGTTTATATAGAGAACCTGGAGTAGTCCTAAACATACTGCCTTTTACCACTGAACTGAAACTGTGCGAGGGGTGTAATTCTGTTCACTTTATCCTGAGCGTAACATCTGATAGTAGTCCTTAACACTTCTGTTCACTTTGTCCTGTGTAGAAGCCAGAACGTGATGAGTGGGGCAATGGGCTGGAGGCCATGCAGTGTGCTCTGCAGCTGGAGAAGAATGTGAACCAGGCCCTGCTGGACCTGCACAAGATTGCCTCAGACAAGGTTGACCCCCATGTAAGTTATGGTGAAACCACACATCACATGTATGTATCACATAGAATACAGGTACTGTCTCAGGAATTGATCAGGGGTTTGATCTGATAACTAATGACACAGGATTGTGACCTGCTTCACATTCGCGCAATAGTCCACAGATGCACACTATGCAGCTAATGCGTAAGTTTGCAAAAAGGCCGTCAGgttgtctagtggttagagctttgggctagTAACAAAGgatgctggattgaatcccggagctgacgAGGGAAAAatatgttctgcccctgaacaaggcagtaagcCCATTGTTCCACATTAAAATGCAGTTGTAAATAAGTGTttgttaacggacttgcctagttaaaaatgtTTACTGCAGACACCTCATCTGCACTTATGCCATTACCACCAGGCTCTTGTGTGTTACTGTATCTACAATGGTCTGTAGTCATTCTCTTGTCTGACCTGTGTTTTCCCTCTTTAGCTGTGTGACTTCCTGGAGACCCATTACCTGAATGAGCAGGTGGAGGCCATTAAGAAGCTGGGAGACCACATCACCAACCTCACCAAGATGGATGCTGTCAAAAACAAGATGGCAGAGTACCTGTTTGACAAGCACACCCTGGGAGGCCAGAGCTAAACCACTTCCATCCCAAGACTACGGCCTTCAGACCAGGACTCCTGGCTTCTCTGATAGATCCTACTGGCTTTGCATTTATAGGGAGGGGAGTGTTAAACTGTTGCAGTGCAACACAGCTGTAGCATTGGTGTTTCTGTTGACAACACTACTGTATTTTGGAGGCAAGGCTTCTTGTATAACAATTAAAAAATTATCACTAAAGGTTGTTGTTTTAAGTGTTGACCTGTAGTAATGGATGTTGTATCAGTCTATTCAGGTTCTTTGCTCTCTTACTGAGCATCTTCATACCAGTGACAATTGTAGACCTACTAGTGGCTGAGAATCATAACAATAGGAGAAGTTTAACATGCGGTTTATAAAGGATGTTACCTCTGACCACAGAGGGTGTCCTTCACTGTCTTGTAATAGAACCATGTCAACTAGGTCCATAGGAGGAAAATGGTTACCTACAGTTGATGTAGACCTTTACTATGGGCATCACAAGTTTATTAGACATCCTAGAGGTCAATCAAACCTGTTAGCCAGCTGTTATGGTGCATTATTTTTAGTGATGGAAAGTTTTGCATTTACTGACACAATTCATCTTTACTCTTATTTCATCTGGTAATGCTCTATAGTTCCCCCTCCAGCAAATTCTGAACTATATTCCAAATAGTAATTCTACAAGCCTCTCGTTCACCCTAAGGGGCTTATTGGAGCTGTCATATGGTCGCAAAGCTACTGGTAATTTACTGAACACTTTCATTTTGGTACTTGGCAGGCAAGGTTAACTTTAACTGACAAAATATATtgatagacattgttaatgtgtcCATATGAGTTTTAAGTAGACCACTTGGTTAAAGGGGAAAATAGCCCAATGGGAAGTGTCTAAACAGCAATGGCATGTTCAATACATGCAacttttcacaactgccaccaatATTTACAACCAAGAAGTACGGTAAAATAATTGAGTACATATTTATGGTAATGGTATTCTTTAAGGTAAGGTTTCACAGCTTTCTTTGaattattttacatgtgataaggcaACACAGGGCCATAGATTGGTGATAAGGAGTTACTCTTCATGGGGACTGAAACTAAAGGCAGATCTACACAATAAAACTAACATTACaatacagatttcacaacacattaagggtttgccctcaggccactactctaccaaacaaaatccatgtgtgtctgtagtgcatgtgt
This region includes:
- the LOC139400945 gene encoding ferritin, middle subunit, producing MESQIRQNYHHDCEAAINRMINLEMFASYTYTSMAFYFSRDDVALPGFAHFFKENSDEEREHADKLLSFQNKRGGRILLQDIKKPERDEWGNGLEAMQCALQLEKNVNQALLDLHKIASDKVDPHLCDFLETHYLNEQVEAIKKLGDHITNLTKMDAVKNKMAEYLFDKHTLGGQS